In Defluviitalea raffinosedens, the following are encoded in one genomic region:
- a CDS encoding phage holin family protein translates to MKEFWNWVQVVLTALGGLLGWFLGGYDGFLYALVTLVVADYITGVMCAIVDKTLSSEIGFKGIFKKVLVFVLVGIGHMIDANLIGDGSALRTAIIFFYCSNEGVSMLENAGRLGLPIPEKLRDILAQLHNKGGKEQ, encoded by the coding sequence ATGAAGGAATTCTGGAATTGGGTACAGGTGGTACTGACAGCATTAGGTGGTTTGCTCGGCTGGTTTCTTGGCGGGTATGATGGCTTTTTATATGCGCTGGTTACTCTAGTTGTTGCGGATTATATAACAGGTGTCATGTGTGCCATAGTAGATAAGACTTTATCCAGTGAGATCGGGTTTAAGGGCATCTTTAAGAAGGTGCTCGTTTTTGTATTGGTTGGAATTGGACACATGATTGACGCTAACCTTATCGGGGATGGAAGTGCGCTCCGGACAGCCATTATATTTTTCTACTGCTCCAATGAGGGTGTATCCATGCTGGAAAACGCCGGCCGATTGGGACTGCCAATACCGGAAAAGCTAAGAGATATTCTAGCACAGCTGCATAACAAGGGAGGTAAGGAGCAATGA